Proteins from a single region of Paenibacillus sp. BIHB 4019:
- a CDS encoding MerR family DNA-binding transcriptional regulator — MKASEVSKLTGLPVSTLRFYERKQLIPEQFISRDENNYRVYHEGVIGFLEDVKTLLTVSFTIQEIILLINENENFYIEKKALVMEKIQQIQELEAKLQTSKTFLADVLEGKANFQTPCRSMDTTV, encoded by the coding sequence ATGAAAGCGAGTGAAGTGTCCAAGTTGACAGGGCTGCCAGTATCCACCTTGCGATTCTATGAACGCAAACAGTTGATTCCGGAGCAGTTTATATCAAGAGATGAAAATAATTATCGCGTATATCATGAGGGGGTGATTGGTTTTCTGGAGGATGTGAAAACTTTGCTCACCGTAAGTTTTACTATCCAGGAAATAATCCTGCTCATTAACGAAAACGAAAATTTCTATATAGAAAAGAAAGCATTGGTGATGGAAAAAATTCAACAGATTCAGGAGCTAGAAGCAAAATTGCAAACATCAAAAACATTTTTAGCTGATGTGTTAGAGGGCAAGGCGAATTTTCAGACCCCATGCAGATCTATGGATACAACTGTGTAA